The Deltaproteobacteria bacterium genomic sequence TCTTTGCTTCATTCGGAAACCCTGATTATTGTGGAGCGTCATCCCAAGGAAATGATCGGAGATGTGGAGGGGCTTTCCTTGACGGATGAAAGAAAATATGGACAAACCCTCATTAGTTTTCTCAAACAAAGTTTTCTCAAACAAGATTTTCTTGAACCACAATGACAAAACGCATTGCCATCTGCGCCGGAAGTTTTGACCCTCCCACCTTTGGTCATCTCAATATCATTGAGAGGGGTTTAAAAATTTTCGACACACTCATTGTTGCTGTGGCCACCAACACCTCCAAGAGTTCGATTTTAACAGTGGAAGATCGTGTGGAACTTCTTCGCGAATTGTTGAAGGATCATAAAGGTATTGAAGTCACCTCGTTTGAGGGACTGCTCGTCGATTTCGCGAAACAAAAAAATATCATGACCTTATTGCGCGGCATTCGCACCATGAGCGATTACGAATATGAA encodes the following:
- the coaD gene encoding pantetheine-phosphate adenylyltransferase, giving the protein MTKRIAICAGSFDPPTFGHLNIIERGLKIFDTLIVAVATNTSKSSILTVEDRVELLRELLKDHKGIEVTSFEGLLVDFAKQKNIMTLLRGIRTMSDYEYEQQMALVNKALYPSLETVFMMTEGQYSHLRSTFIREILLSDGSCKGMIHPLVEKKLKKSLRGISF